A genome region from Labrus mixtus chromosome 9, fLabMix1.1, whole genome shotgun sequence includes the following:
- the LOC132980568 gene encoding succinate receptor 1-like, with protein sequence MVALSIYSTSNYLNNYSMVLQCTQIDDVLEKYYLSPSYGIEFCIGFPGNLLVVLGYIFCLPEWQSYNIYLFNLAVSDLIFLCTLPRLSYLYANGQSETSPYACISNRYVLHVNLYSSILFMVWLSMDRFLLIRYPTRTHYLQSQRSALIITGLSWLAVNVEVAPMIALMTQDLQNENSSLCKDFASLNGDINPFGYSLGLTMTGYILPLLGLCGFSYKIAKMLRVQDRAIQRRTISYKRPLRVVRSAAAMFLVLYTPYHLLRNVRIASLQPWAGLHLCTKMYIESLYIMSRPLAFLHSVINPVFYFFMGDKFRVLLLSKLRKLARKPKLPRESTLTISP encoded by the exons ATGGTCGCACTCTCCATTTATTCTACCAGCAACTACCTGAACAACTACAGCATG GTGCTCCAATGTACACAGATAGATGACGTGCTGGAGAAGTACTACCTGTCACCATCTTATGGCATAGAGTTCTGCATTGGTTTCCCTGGAAACCTTTTGGTTGTACTTGGATACATATTTTGTTTGCCGGAGTGGCAGAGCTACAACATTTATCTCTTCAACCTAGCAGTGTCTGACCTTATTTTCCTATGCACACTTCCACGTCTCTCATACCTCTATGCAAATGGCCAATCAGAGACGAGTCCCTATGCTTGCATTTCCAATCGCTATGTCCTACATGTGAACCTGTACTCTTCCATCCTCTTCATGGTTTGGCTTAGCATGGACCGTTTTCTGCTCATAAGATATCCAACACGGACCCATTATCTGCAGAGCCAGCGCTCAGCCCTGATCATTACAGGGCTGAGCTGGCTAGCTGTCAATGTGGAAGTTGCTCCAATGATAGCGCTAATGACCCAGGACCTGCAGAATGAAAACTCGAGTCTCTGCAAGGATTTCGCCAGCCTTAATGGAGACATCAATCCATTCGGATACAGCCTGGGGCTAACCATGACTGGTTACATCCTTCCTCTGCTAGGACTTTGTGGTTTCTCCTACAAAATTGCCAAAATGCTACGTGTCCAGGACAGGGCTATACAACGCAGAACAATATCATACAAGCGGCCTCTCAGAGTTGTTAGATCAGCGGCAGCCATGTTCCTGGTCCTTTACACTCCCTATCATCTGTTGAGGAATGTAAGAATTGCATCTCTGCAGCCCTGGGCCGGGCTGCATCTGTGTACGAAGATGTACATAGAGAGCCTGTACATCATGTCCCGTCCATTGGCCTTCCTGCACAGCGTCATCAACCCCGTCTTCTACTTCTTTATGGGTGACAAGTTCAGAGTGCTCCTATTATCTAAGTTAAGAAAGCTGGCCAGAAAGCCAAAGCTGCCAAGAGAATCAACCCTAACAATTTCACCATAG
- the aadac gene encoding arylacetamide deacetylase codes for MRLGSIVLFVAVCSFTSYYIYEPIPEEIDERWKLMLTNSFFRGLSHLADLSELLGLKDYMGVMYVITLLENVVPESDEHVKVTEERFDGVEVVLYQPKQRGSDTELRRAVIYLHGGGWCLGSSRMSPYDLLARRMVTELDAVVLSVEYRLAPAHHFPVPYEDVYRVVKHFLQKRVLVQYSVDPGRIAVSGDSAGGNLAAAVSQQLQKEGGQQVKLKAQALIYPVLQALDLNTPSYQQNQDMPILPRTLMVRFWSEYFTSDKAFFKAMMANTHNNPESFSLLKFVNWSAFLPETYHGKYNYSAPAVVQRVREDVGMDGPSRSLADPRASPLLVPDTDLHSLPKAYILTCEYDVLRDDGIMYVTRLRAAGVEVTHEHYDTGFHGGLMFTVWPTDFLIARRMTDNYIKWLKENL; via the exons ATGAGGTTGGGAAGCATCGTTCTATTCGTCGCTGTGTGCTCTTTTACCTCTTATTATATTTACGAGCCCATTCCCGAGGAGATAGACGAGAGATGGAAGCTCATGCTGACCAACTCTTTCTTCAGAGGTCTCAGCCACCTG gCAGACCTCAGTGAGTTACTGGGGCTGAAGGACTACATGGGAGTGATGTATGTTATTACTCTGCTTGAAAATGTAGTGCCAGAGTCTGATGAGCATGTCaaggtgacagaggagaggtttGATGGAGTGGAGGTGGTGCTGTATCAGCCGAAGCAGCGGGGCAGTGACACTGAGCTCAGGAGAGCCGTCATATACCTGCATGGTGGAGGGTGGTGTCTGGGGAGTTCCC GAATGAGTCCGTATGATCTCCTGGCTAGAAGAATGGTGACAGAGCTGGACGCAGTGGTTCTTTCAGTAGA ATACCGACTTGCCCCTGCTCACCATTTCCCTGTCCCATATGAGGATGTGTACCGTGTGGTCAAACACTTTCTCCAGAAGCGGGTGCTGGTCCAGTACTCTGTGGACCCAGGACGCATTGCTGTGTCTGGGGATAGTGCTGGGGGTAACCTGGCGGCTGCTGTCTCCCAGCAG TTACAAAAAGAAGGTGGGCAGCAGGTTAAGTTGAAGGCCCAAGCTCTCATCTACCCTGTGCTGCAGGCCCTGGATCTCAACACGCCTTCCTATCAGCAGAATCAAGATATGCCCATTCTGCCGCGCACCCTCATGGTGCGTTTCTGGAGCGAGTACTTCACCAGCGACAAAGCCTTTTTCAAAGCCATGATGGCCAACACCCACAACAACCCTGAGTCTTTCAGCCTTCTGAAGTTTGTCAACTGGAGCGCTTTTCTGCCAGAAACATATCATGGGAAGTACAACTACAGCGCCCCCGCTGTTGTTCAGAGAGTCAGGGAGGATGTTGGGATGGACGGACCGTCTCGATCTCTGGCTGACCCGAGGGCATCGCCCTTGCTGGTTCCAGACACTGACTTGCACTCACTGCCCAAGGCCTACATTCTGACATGTGAGTATGATGTTCTCCGAGATGATGGGATCATGTATGTCACACGGCTCCGTGCTGCTGGTGTAGAGGTGACACATGAACATTATGACACCGGGTTTCATGGAGGTCTAATGTTTACCGTGTGGCCAACCGACTTCCTGATTGCACGACGCATGACGGATAACTATATCAAATGGCTCAAGGAAAACTTGTAA